One region of Bactrocera neohumeralis isolate Rockhampton chromosome 5, APGP_CSIRO_Bneo_wtdbg2-racon-allhic-juicebox.fasta_v2, whole genome shotgun sequence genomic DNA includes:
- the LOC126758218 gene encoding serine/threonine-protein kinase fray2-like, with translation MTTRDSQTTAKVTTTAATSMTCDEHEYDEYCPEQYDAHHHHHHGSTQTQTQTQCERDRERERDRERERERERERDAHHRHSSSRAGAAASALKHQRAATFDVADARDYELQRLGNRRSQQQQQLQQQLQQATGGGGSSSKYRGGEHRGERTHDRERSRSDHRIATYACDDTALCGSSIGGHQNHLANGGVTQSSRQQRREKTFKV, from the coding sequence ATGACGACGCGCGACAGTCAGACCACTGCCAAAGTCACAACGACCGCCGCGACGAGCATGACTTGTGACGAACACGAATACGACGAGTATTGTCCGGAGCAATACGATGCGCATCATCACCACCATCACGGCTCTACACAGACACAGACGCAAACGCAGTGTGAGCGTGACCGAGAACGTGAACGCGATCGGGAGCGCGAACGCGAACGCGAGCGCGAACGTGATGCGCATCATCGCCACAGCTCATCACGCGCTGGAGCTGCCGCGTCCGCACTGAAACACCAACGTGCCGCCACCTTCGATGTGGCCGATGCGCGCGACTACGAACTGCAACGACTGGGCAATCGACGctcacaacagcaacaacagctgcagcagcagctgcagcagGCAACCGGCGGtggtggcagcagcagcaaatacCGTGGCGGTGAACATCGCGGTGAGCGTACGCACGACCGTGAACGCTCACGTAGCGATCACCGCATTGCCACCTACGCCTGCGACGATACAGCGCTTTGCGGCAGCAGCATTGGCGGTCATCAAAATCATCTGGCCAATGGTGGCGTCACACAGTCGAGCAGGCAGCAGCGGCGCGAAAAAACGTTCAAAGTATGA